TGGAGTTTGGTGAGCGTGTAATCTTTAGGCGTTTGGAAGCTTATGGTGGGCTGAATAATAAAAAAGTCTTCAAATTCTAGGGCTAAATGGCTTTCATCTTTAGGGATCATCACTTCATGGAGTTTTTCGCCCGGGCGAATGCCTATGATTTTAGTAGGAATATTGGGGGCTAGGGCTTTAGCGAGATCAGTCATTTTCATGCTAGGGATTTTAGGCACAAAAATTTCACCCCCATGCATTCTTTTCAAGCTTTTAAGCACAAAAGAAACCCCCTCATCTAAGGTGATCCAAAATCGTGTCATGCGAATATCGGTAATGGGGATTTCACTCGCTTTGTTTTGGACTAATTTTTTAAAAAACGGCACCACGCTCCCACGACTCCCCACTACATTACCATAACGCACCACGCCAAATTGCGTTTGAGAAGAGCCTTTGAAGTTATTCGCGCTCACAAAGAGCTTATCGCTGCACAATTTCGTCGCGCCGTAGAGGTTAATGGGGTTAGCGGCTTTATCGGTGCTTAGAGCGATGACCTGGCTCACTTCGTTTTTTAGGCATGCGTTAATCACGTTGCTCGCTCCCATGATATTGGTTTTAATGCATTCTAGGGGGTTGTATTCAGCGATAGGCACATGCTTGAGCGCGGCTGCATGGATACAAATATCCACGCCCTCTAAAGCGTAATTCAAGCGTTCTAAATCCCTGACATCGCCGATAAAAAAACGCATCCTGGGATCGTTAAATTCCATGGCCATTTCGCTTTGTTTTAATTCGTCTCGGCTATAAACGATGATTTTTTTAGCGTTGGTGGTGTCTAAAACTTTACGAACAAAACATTTGCCAAAACTCCCAGTGCCTCCGGTGATTAAAATCGTTTGGTTATCTAGCATGTTTTGATTGCTTGGCATGTTTTACCAGCGATAGCCTAAGGAAGCGCTAAAGATTCTCAATTGCCCAATGGTTGGGGATTGATACAAACTGGAGCGGTTGCTCTTAAAAGTGAAACTCCCCGCTACGCCCAAATCAAAACCTCTAAAATTGTATTTAGTCCCAAAAGCCACGGTATAGCCATTAGAATCCGGGATACCTATCGCGTCTTGGGGGCTTGGAGCTTGGTCATAATCAATAGCGCCCATTAAACGCAAGCTTTTACCCATGTAAGTTACCCCTAATCTAAAGGTGTTGGTGTCCCTCCAGCCAGCCCCCATGTTCATCACGCTTTTAAAATTCGCTAAGCCTACCATTTTTTTAAGCGTTTCAGAGTCTAGTGAAGCCACCGTTCCGCTCAAGCCCTTGTAAGTAGCGTTCGCAAAATCAGGGGTTACTAAAAATTTATTCCCTTGACTCCAAAAGGTGCGCTCAAACACCCCCTCTATTCTTAAATGGTCTTTAAAAAATTGGTGGGCGTAGGCTAGGCTTAGGGTTTGGGGGAGTGAAACATTGATATTCAAGCTGCCTTTAGTCAAAACGCTCCCTAAAGAAGGGCCAAGCTCGGTGATAGCCACTAAACCGCCTTTCATGTTGAATGTAACTGAAGAATTATACACCACAGAAAACATGCCATGATCAAACATACGCAAACTCGAACCCACTCTATAGCCCCCTGATACGCCTTGCCCGTTAGATTTTTGCACGACTTGAGTCGTGCCATAAAGATTCGCGCTCGCTTTGATTAAGCCGCTATAACCCATGATTTTTTTCAAGCCGTTATAAAACTCTTGACAGCTCTGATCGTTCATATCCCCACCGGCTTTTTGGCAATTAAGCGCCGGTTGGTAGCCAATATTGCCTAATAGAGTCATCATATTACTTGGCACTTGATCGGCAAAAACATTGTTGGGTAAATTTAAAATCTGTTCCGCGCTCAAAACCGAAGCACCCTCTAAAGGCACATAAACGGTGTTATTAAAGCTACCGGTCGCATAAAGTCCCCTTAAGCCTACGCCCACTGAAAAGCGATTATTGATAGTGTAGCTCATGCTAGGGGCAAGCTCTACCATCATGATAAACACATCATGCAAAAATTCCCCCCCTTTACCATTCCATTTCATGCCTAACCCGCTAGGAGCGGTAAAACTCCCCCCAAAAGTGAAGCCGTTATGCGTGCGCGTTTTATAAAAGAATTTGGGTAAAACAAAATTAGTCGTGCCCGTCCAGCCATTCACGATTTGAGTGTCAGGTTTTGAAGCGAGGGTTACGACTTTTTGATTGGTTAGATTCATTAGCCCTTGAACACGATTGATAGCTTGTTGCAGGCCATTGGTAGCGGCCGTATTGCCAAGTGCTTTAAGGATATTGCCAAGCCCTATAGTGTTGATGATGCCTAAAATATTTTGTTGGCTTTTATCAATTTCTAAACTCGTAACCGAATACAAGCCTTGGTTAGTCGTAGGGACTTTAAAGCTAAAGGCTGGAATGTTAATCACGGTGGTGGTCATTTCAAATTCGCTTCTGTTTTCACCCCAATCGTTAGTAAAGCCCATATTCGCCGGGTTATAAAAGGAAGCATCAGCCCCCCTAGCCCCAGCGACATACGCCGAGCCTAAAGCCGTGCCATTCAGGCTTTGCTCTTGGATTTTAAAGCCATTGGCATAAGAAAG
This DNA window, taken from Helicobacter pylori, encodes the following:
- the pseB gene encoding UDP-N-acetylglucosamine 4,6-dehydratase (inverting) codes for the protein MLDNQTILITGGTGSFGKCFVRKVLDTTNAKKIIVYSRDELKQSEMAMEFNDPRMRFFIGDVRDLERLNYALEGVDICIHAAALKHVPIAEYNPLECIKTNIMGASNVINACLKNEVSQVIALSTDKAANPINLYGATKLCSDKLFVSANNFKGSSQTQFGVVRYGNVVGSRGSVVPFFKKLVQNKASEIPITDIRMTRFWITLDEGVSFVLKSLKRMHGGEIFVPKIPSMKMTDLAKALAPNIPTKIIGIRPGEKLHEVMIPKDESHLALEFEDFFIIQPTISFQTPKDYTLTKLHEKGQKVAPDFEYSSHNNSKWLEPDDLLKLL
- a CDS encoding OmpP1/FadL family transporter codes for the protein MKNFSPLCCFKKLKKRHLIALSLPLLSYANGFKIQEQSLNGTALGSAYVAGARGADASFYNPANMGFTNDWGENRSEFEMTTTVINIPAFSFKVPTTNQGLYSVTSLEIDKSQQNILGIINTIGLGNILKALGNTAATNGLQQAINRVQGLMNLTNQKVVTLASKPDTQIVNGWTGTTNFVLPKFFYKTRTHNGFTFGGSFTAPSGLGMKWNGKGGEFLHDVFIMMVELAPSMSYTINNRFSVGVGLRGLYATGSFNNTVYVPLEGASVLSAEQILNLPNNVFADQVPSNMMTLLGNIGYQPALNCQKAGGDMNDQSCQEFYNGLKKIMGYSGLIKASANLYGTTQVVQKSNGQGVSGGYRVGSSLRMFDHGMFSVVYNSSVTFNMKGGLVAITELGPSLGSVLTKGSLNINVSLPQTLSLAYAHQFFKDHLRIEGVFERTFWSQGNKFLVTPDFANATYKGLSGTVASLDSETLKKMVGLANFKSVMNMGAGWRDTNTFRLGVTYMGKSLRLMGAIDYDQAPSPQDAIGIPDSNGYTVAFGTKYNFRGFDLGVAGSFTFKSNRSSLYQSPTIGQLRIFSASLGYRW